From Microcystis aeruginosa NIES-2549, a single genomic window includes:
- a CDS encoding heavy metal translocating P-type ATPase gives MTHQTLKLAGMSCAGCADSIERIIKSIPGVIRCQVNFGMEQVDVDYDPKRTDLNTIQAKVSDAGFQATPITEINLESRPEKELLTKLSIAIVISIILFIGSLPMMTGLSLSFIPHWLHAPLFQLILATPVQFWCGQSFYKNAWKAFKNRTATMDTLVVLGTSAAYFYSLFLTFGSDFIEKQGFDSHVYYEASAIVITLILLGRFLEKRARKETAAAIKQLMGLQAKTARVIREEQTLDIPIEEVKVGDIILVRPGEKIPVDGIIIQGSSSIDESMVTGESLPVRKTVNQQVIGATINKTGSLQMQALRVGKDTVLAQIVQLVQTAQASKAPIQRLVDRVTAYFVPVVMIIAVITFLFWILRTGNLTLALITMVEVLIIACPCALGLATPTSIMVGTGQGAKQGILIKNAESLELAHGITTIVLDKTGTLTQGKPTVTDFLTREGVGDGRELSLLQLVVSVENHSEHPLGEAIVKYGRLNAIKTLEVTEFDSITGAGVQGKVGSDFVQIGTQQWLERQGVETKVLKKVAHDWEWQKKTVAWIAVNGGLEGVIAISDVLKPFSSSVVAKLKKMGLEVMMMTGDNLETAEAIASELGIRRFFAALRPQEKAEKIEYLQKKGKIVAMVGDGINDAIALAQADLGIAIGTGTDVAIAASDITLISGDLQGIVTAIELSRATMRNIKENLFFAFIYNLIAIPIAAGVLYPFLLNPIIAGAAMALSSLSVVTNALRLRRIHPRVGR, from the coding sequence ATGACCCATCAAACTCTCAAACTCGCCGGGATGAGTTGCGCTGGTTGTGCTGATTCGATCGAACGGATAATTAAATCTATCCCCGGAGTGATTCGATGTCAAGTTAATTTTGGCATGGAACAGGTGGATGTGGACTATGATCCCAAGCGTACCGATCTTAACACTATTCAAGCAAAAGTTAGTGATGCCGGTTTCCAAGCTACACCGATAACAGAAATTAATCTCGAATCCAGGCCAGAAAAAGAACTTCTCACCAAACTATCGATCGCTATTGTTATTAGTATTATACTTTTTATCGGTTCTTTGCCGATGATGACGGGTTTATCTCTATCTTTTATTCCCCACTGGTTACACGCTCCCTTATTCCAATTAATTCTCGCTACTCCCGTCCAATTTTGGTGTGGTCAAAGTTTTTATAAAAATGCTTGGAAAGCCTTTAAAAACCGCACTGCCACCATGGACACTTTAGTAGTTTTGGGAACCAGTGCCGCCTATTTTTATTCCCTGTTTTTAACCTTCGGGAGCGATTTTATCGAAAAACAGGGGTTTGATTCCCATGTCTATTACGAAGCATCAGCTATCGTCATTACTCTGATTTTACTCGGTCGTTTCCTCGAAAAACGTGCCAGAAAAGAAACGGCCGCCGCTATTAAACAATTAATGGGATTACAGGCAAAAACTGCTAGGGTAATTAGGGAAGAACAGACGCTAGATATACCAATAGAAGAGGTGAAGGTAGGAGATATAATTTTAGTGCGTCCGGGAGAAAAAATTCCCGTCGATGGCATAATTATCCAGGGCAGTTCTAGCATTGATGAATCGATGGTGACAGGGGAAAGTTTACCCGTGCGAAAAACCGTCAATCAACAGGTAATCGGTGCGACAATTAATAAAACCGGTAGCCTACAAATGCAAGCGTTACGGGTGGGAAAAGATACGGTTTTAGCTCAGATTGTCCAATTAGTACAAACCGCACAAGCATCAAAAGCACCTATACAAAGATTAGTCGATCGAGTGACCGCTTATTTTGTGCCGGTGGTGATGATTATTGCGGTAATAACTTTCTTATTTTGGATTCTCCGCACGGGTAATCTCACCCTCGCTTTGATTACAATGGTGGAAGTCCTAATTATCGCTTGTCCCTGTGCGCTAGGATTAGCTACACCTACCTCGATTATGGTGGGAACAGGACAGGGAGCAAAACAGGGAATTTTAATTAAAAATGCCGAAAGTTTAGAATTAGCCCATGGCATCACTACCATTGTCCTCGATAAAACGGGAACTCTCACCCAGGGTAAACCAACGGTGACGGACTTCTTGACTCGCGAGGGGGTGGGGGATGGACGGGAATTATCGCTGCTGCAGTTAGTCGTATCGGTGGAGAATCATTCTGAACATCCGTTAGGAGAAGCAATAGTTAAATATGGGCGGTTAAACGCCATTAAAACCCTAGAAGTAACCGAATTTGACTCAATAACTGGGGCAGGAGTGCAGGGAAAAGTCGGGTCGGATTTCGTGCAAATCGGTACACAACAATGGTTAGAACGTCAAGGAGTTGAAACAAAAGTTCTTAAAAAAGTCGCCCACGATTGGGAATGGCAGAAAAAAACCGTGGCTTGGATAGCGGTTAACGGGGGTTTAGAGGGGGTGATCGCCATTTCCGACGTTTTAAAACCTTTTTCTTCCTCAGTGGTCGCCAAGCTCAAAAAAATGGGCTTAGAGGTGATGATGATGACGGGGGACAACCTCGAAACCGCAGAGGCGATCGCCAGCGAGTTGGGTATCCGGCGCTTTTTTGCCGCACTCCGTCCCCAAGAAAAAGCCGAAAAAATTGAATATTTGCAGAAAAAAGGGAAAATTGTCGCCATGGTTGGAGATGGCATCAATGATGCGATCGCATTGGCGCAAGCGGACTTAGGTATTGCCATTGGCACAGGGACCGATGTAGCGATCGCCGCCAGCGATATAACCTTAATTTCGGGAGATTTACAGGGAATTGTGACCGCTATTGAGTTAAGTCG